In Cryptomeria japonica chromosome 10, Sugi_1.0, whole genome shotgun sequence, a genomic segment contains:
- the LOC131029362 gene encoding uncharacterized protein LOC131029362 — protein sequence MALQWVVLGFVAISEAMILFVLTMPGLDRLRKGMIKLSRSALQPLLTVVPFSLFLLMDMYWKYEVSPTCEGHACSTVEHLRHQRSLLKIQRNALLVLASLLFYWLIFHVTHLLVRLEQMNGQIKKLEDLD from the coding sequence ATGGCGCTGCAATGGGTTGTTTTAGGGTTTGTAGCAATATCAGAGGCAATGATATTGTTTGTTTTAACAATGCCAGGATTAGATCGGTTGAGGAAGGGTATGATAAAGTTGTCGAGGAGCGCTCTGCAGCCATTATTAACAGTTGTGCCCTTCAGTCTGTTTTTGTTGATGGATATGTACTGGAAATACGAGGTGAGTCCAACTTGTGAAGGGCACGCTTGCAGCACTGTGGAGCACCTTCGTCACCAGAGATCCCTGCTTAAAATTCAGAGGAATGCCTTGCTTGTCTTGGCCTCGCTTCTTTTCTACTGGCTTATCTTCCATGTTACGCACTTGCTGGTTCGTCTTGAACAGATGAACGGGCAAATCAAGAAGCTCGAGGACTTGGATTGA